From a region of the Nocardioides ginsengisegetis genome:
- the radA gene encoding DNA repair protein RadA, with protein MSKSPRPAFRCTECGWETGKWVGRCGECQAWGSVAEAAAPVLRAVAAPVTRAAVPIGQVSVEDSKFRSSGVPELDRVLGGGLVPGAAILLAGEPGVGKSTLLLEVAAQTARYQHRTLYVTGEESASQVRLRADRTGGVHDELYLAAETDLGAVLTHIEQVRPTLLVVDSIQTIGASGIEGVPGGVTQVKEVAAALIRVAKTRNITTVIVGHVTKDGSIAGPRVLEHVVDVVLHFEGDRNSRFRMVRAMKNRFGPVDEVGCFDLSAEGITAVTDPTGLFVERHHANVPGTCVAVTMEGRRPLLAEVQALVTPTPSDKPRRTTSGLDSSRVAMVLAILQQHCGIRLHNNDVFTSTVGGARLSEPASDLAVAIAIASATTGVPAPRGVVAMGEIGLAGELRRVRDLPQRIAEAARLGFQVAIVPEEPGRRSTRQPESWVVEGMKVLDVPDIVSALRLLHFTKRDQPSARDLD; from the coding sequence ATGTCGAAGTCACCCCGTCCCGCGTTCCGGTGCACCGAGTGCGGCTGGGAGACCGGCAAGTGGGTCGGCCGCTGCGGGGAGTGCCAGGCCTGGGGCTCGGTCGCGGAGGCCGCGGCGCCGGTGCTGCGGGCCGTCGCCGCGCCCGTCACGCGGGCCGCCGTGCCGATCGGCCAGGTCTCCGTGGAGGACTCCAAGTTCCGCAGCAGCGGGGTGCCCGAGCTCGACCGGGTGCTCGGGGGCGGCCTGGTCCCCGGCGCCGCCATCCTGCTGGCGGGCGAGCCCGGGGTCGGCAAGAGCACCCTGCTCCTCGAGGTGGCCGCCCAGACCGCCCGCTACCAGCACCGCACGCTCTACGTCACCGGCGAGGAGTCGGCCTCGCAGGTGCGGCTGCGCGCCGACCGCACCGGTGGCGTCCACGACGAGCTCTACCTCGCCGCCGAGACCGACCTCGGCGCCGTCCTGACCCACATCGAGCAGGTCCGCCCGACGCTGCTGGTGGTCGACTCGATCCAGACCATCGGGGCGTCGGGGATCGAGGGCGTCCCCGGTGGCGTGACCCAGGTCAAGGAGGTCGCCGCCGCGCTCATCCGCGTCGCCAAGACCCGCAACATCACCACCGTGATCGTCGGGCACGTGACCAAGGACGGCTCGATCGCCGGGCCGCGGGTCCTCGAGCACGTCGTCGACGTGGTCCTGCACTTCGAGGGCGACCGCAACTCCCGCTTCCGCATGGTGCGCGCCATGAAGAACCGCTTCGGCCCGGTCGACGAGGTCGGCTGCTTCGACCTGTCCGCGGAGGGCATCACCGCCGTCACCGACCCGACCGGGCTGTTCGTCGAGCGGCACCACGCCAACGTCCCCGGCACGTGCGTGGCGGTGACGATGGAGGGACGGCGGCCCCTGCTGGCCGAGGTCCAGGCCCTCGTCACGCCGACACCGTCGGACAAGCCGCGCCGCACCACCTCGGGCCTGGACTCCTCCCGCGTCGCGATGGTGCTGGCGATCCTCCAGCAGCACTGCGGGATCCGGCTCCACAACAACGACGTCTTCACCTCCACCGTCGGCGGCGCCCGGCTCAGCGAGCCGGCCAGCGACCTCGCGGTGGCCATCGCCATCGCGAGCGCCACGACCGGGGTGCCCGCACCCCGCGGCGTCGTCGCCATGGGCGAGATCGGCCTGGCCGGCGAGCTGCGCCGGGTGCGGGACCTCCCCCAGCGCATCGCCGAGGCCGCGCGCCTCGGCTTCCAGGTCGCGATCGTGCCCGAGGAGCCGGGCCGGCGCTCCACCCGCCAGCCCGAGTCGTGGGTCGTGGAGGGCATGAAGGTGCTCGACGTCCCGGACATCGTGTCCGCATTGCGACTGCTGCACTTCACCAAGCGCGATCAACCCAGCGCGCGTGACCTAGACTGA
- the disA gene encoding DNA integrity scanning diadenylate cyclase DisA, whose product MATDRSDDTLRLRATLASIAPGTALRDGLERILRGRTGALIVLGIDRTVESIATGGFTLDVPFTATGLRELAKMDGAIILDKDVTRIHRAAVHLMPDHMIPSEETGTRHRTADRVAKQTGYPVISVSQSMQIIAAYVGETRHVLEDSGQILSRANQALATLERYKLRLDEVASTLSALEIEDLVTVRDVAVVAQRLEMVTRIAREIEDYVLELGTDGRLLSLQLEELITGVDAERELVIRDYLPAGRSKKSPEALLERLESLSPTELVDPAAAARALGLGTGEHLDGAVAPRGYRLLAKVPRLPTSVVDRLVDHFGTLQKLLSAGVDDLQAVDGVGELRARSVREGLSRLAESTILERYV is encoded by the coding sequence GTGGCCACGGATCGCTCGGACGACACGCTGCGCCTACGCGCGACGCTGGCGTCCATCGCCCCCGGCACGGCCCTGCGCGACGGGCTGGAGCGGATCCTCCGCGGCCGCACCGGTGCGCTGATCGTGCTGGGCATCGACCGCACCGTGGAGTCGATCGCCACCGGGGGCTTCACCCTCGACGTCCCCTTCACCGCCACGGGCCTGCGCGAGCTGGCCAAGATGGACGGCGCGATCATCCTCGACAAGGACGTCACGCGGATCCACCGGGCCGCGGTGCACCTGATGCCCGACCACATGATCCCCTCCGAGGAGACCGGCACCCGTCACCGCACGGCCGACCGGGTCGCCAAGCAGACCGGCTATCCCGTCATCTCGGTGTCGCAGTCGATGCAGATCATCGCGGCGTACGTCGGGGAGACCCGCCACGTCCTCGAGGACTCCGGCCAGATCCTCTCCCGCGCCAACCAGGCCCTGGCCACCCTCGAGCGCTACAAGCTGCGCCTCGACGAGGTCGCCAGCACGCTCTCGGCCCTGGAGATCGAGGACCTCGTCACGGTCCGCGACGTCGCGGTCGTCGCCCAGCGGCTCGAGATGGTCACCCGGATCGCCCGCGAGATCGAGGACTACGTCCTCGAGCTCGGCACCGACGGCCGGCTGCTCTCGCTGCAGCTGGAGGAGCTGATCACCGGCGTCGACGCCGAGCGCGAGCTCGTGATCCGCGACTACCTCCCCGCCGGCCGGAGCAAGAAGAGCCCGGAGGCGCTGCTCGAGCGACTCGAGTCGCTCTCCCCCACCGAGCTCGTCGACCCCGCCGCCGCGGCCCGCGCGTTGGGCCTGGGCACCGGCGAGCACCTCGACGGCGCGGTCGCCCCGCGCGGCTACCGTCTCCTGGCCAAGGTCCCGCGCCTGCCCACGTCCGTGGTCGACCGGCTGGTCGACCACTTCGGCACGCTCCAGAAGCTGCTCTCCGCGGGCGTCGACGACCTGCAGGCCGTCGACGGCGTGGGCGAGCTCCGCGCCCGCAGCGTCCGCGAGGGCCTGTCCCGCCTCGCCGAGTCGACGATCCTCGAGCGCTACGTCTGA
- a CDS encoding A/G-specific adenine glycosylase has translation MSALHDPVLAWYDDHARELPWRGVQASAWSVMVSEFMLQQTPVARVLPVHEQWLTRWPTPADLAAESSGEAVRAWGRLGYPRRALRLHAAATAIVAEHGGEVPASYDDLRALPGIGDYTAAAIATFAHGRRHVVLDTNVRRVFARAVSGVEFPAASVTRAERDVAQDLLPEDEPTAASWSVAVMELGALVCTAANPRCGDCPVAGLCAWRAAGKPAYDGPPRKVQTWAGTDRQCRGRLLAVLRDAEGSVPRARLDAAWADEAQRTRCLASLLADGLLVRTDAGSYALP, from the coding sequence ATGAGCGCCCTCCACGACCCCGTCCTCGCGTGGTACGACGACCACGCCCGCGAGCTGCCGTGGCGTGGCGTGCAGGCGTCGGCCTGGTCGGTCATGGTCTCGGAGTTCATGCTCCAGCAGACGCCGGTGGCGCGGGTGCTGCCCGTGCACGAGCAGTGGCTCACCCGGTGGCCCACGCCCGCCGACCTCGCCGCCGAGTCGTCCGGCGAGGCGGTGCGCGCCTGGGGCCGGCTCGGCTACCCGCGACGCGCCCTGCGGCTCCACGCGGCCGCGACGGCCATCGTCGCCGAGCACGGCGGCGAGGTGCCCGCGTCGTACGACGACCTCCGGGCGCTGCCCGGCATCGGCGACTACACCGCCGCCGCGATCGCCACCTTCGCCCACGGGCGGCGCCACGTCGTGCTCGACACCAACGTCCGCCGCGTCTTCGCCCGTGCCGTGTCGGGCGTGGAGTTCCCCGCCGCCTCGGTGACCCGCGCCGAGCGCGACGTCGCCCAGGACCTGCTCCCCGAGGACGAGCCCACGGCCGCGAGCTGGTCGGTCGCGGTGATGGAGCTCGGGGCGCTGGTGTGCACGGCGGCCAACCCGCGGTGCGGCGACTGCCCCGTCGCCGGGCTCTGCGCCTGGCGGGCGGCCGGCAAGCCGGCGTACGACGGTCCGCCGCGGAAGGTGCAGACCTGGGCCGGCACCGACCGCCAGTGCCGCGGCCGGCTGCTCGCCGTGCTCCGCGACGCCGAGGGGTCCGTGCCACGGGCCCGGCTGGACGCGGCCTGGGCCGACGAGGCCCAGCGCACCCGCTGCCTGGCCAGCCTGCTCGCGGACGGCCTCCTGGTCAGGACCGACGCAGGAAGCTACGCCCTGCCCTGA
- a CDS encoding glycosyltransferase family 2 protein, with translation MLVTASTVKDTLPNIQRFVTGNLAGGVDHLFVFLDAGDPEVRAWLDEHPHVTCVRTDSAWWQGDRPDQLNVRQRVNANTVRALLSAVDGVDWVFHIDADEIIQVDRSVLDTVPADTRVVKLAPLEAVSRKSWDGDPTWFKRLLDKDDLTLLQTLGVLDRPSNGAYFHGHVDGKSGVRPALDVWLTLHHGVDAAKEELPSFQDDSLRLLHYESFSGEDFVRKWTSILAAGPMANFRPAREPTAIALRTLIGKGLTEEQAAPYLMRIFERTTEDDFDTLRDLGLLVEVDPRQGTHQPADFPALDEVRGMLERVAAESKRAFHPGEPVASAQKVLDAVTGVRAGRSFLRRS, from the coding sequence ATGCTCGTCACCGCCAGCACGGTCAAGGACACGCTGCCCAACATCCAGCGGTTCGTCACCGGCAACCTCGCCGGCGGCGTGGACCACCTCTTCGTCTTCCTCGACGCGGGCGACCCGGAGGTGCGCGCCTGGCTCGACGAGCACCCCCACGTCACGTGCGTGCGTACCGACAGCGCGTGGTGGCAGGGCGACCGTCCCGACCAGCTCAACGTCCGGCAGCGGGTCAACGCCAACACCGTCCGGGCGCTGCTGAGCGCGGTGGACGGGGTCGACTGGGTGTTCCACATCGACGCCGACGAGATCATCCAGGTCGACCGCTCGGTGCTCGACACCGTGCCGGCCGACACCCGGGTCGTGAAGCTGGCCCCGCTGGAGGCGGTCAGCCGCAAGAGCTGGGACGGCGACCCGACGTGGTTCAAGCGCCTCCTCGACAAGGACGACCTGACGCTGCTCCAGACCCTCGGCGTCCTGGACCGGCCCTCCAACGGCGCCTACTTCCACGGCCACGTGGACGGCAAGTCCGGCGTGCGGCCGGCCCTCGACGTCTGGCTGACCCTGCACCACGGCGTCGACGCGGCCAAGGAGGAGCTGCCGTCCTTCCAGGACGACTCGCTCCGGCTGCTGCACTACGAGTCGTTCTCGGGCGAGGACTTCGTGCGCAAGTGGACCTCGATCCTGGCGGCCGGACCGATGGCCAACTTCCGCCCGGCCCGCGAGCCCACCGCGATCGCCCTGCGGACCCTGATCGGCAAGGGGCTGACCGAGGAGCAGGCGGCGCCGTACCTCATGCGCATCTTCGAGCGCACCACCGAGGACGACTTCGACACCCTGCGCGACCTCGGGCTGCTCGTCGAGGTCGACCCGCGGCAGGGCACGCACCAGCCGGCGGACTTCCCGGCGCTCGACGAGGTGCGCGGCATGCTCGAGCGGGTCGCCGCGGAGTCGAAGCGGGCCTTCCACCCGGGCGAGCCTGTGGCCTCCGCCCAGAAGGTCCTCGACGCCGTGACCGGGGTCAGGGCAGGGCGTAGCTTCCTGCGTCGGTCCTGA
- a CDS encoding ATP-dependent Clp protease ATP-binding subunit, with product MFERFTDRARRVVVLAQEEARMLSHNYIGTEHILLGLIHEGEGVAAKALESLDISLEAVRAQVEEIIGQGQQAPSGHIPFTPRAKKVLELSLREALQLGHSYIGTEHILLGLIREGEGVAAQVLQKLGADLNRVRQQVIQLLSGFQGKESSASGAAASGSASDAPSSSLVLDQFGRNLTQDAREGKLDPVIGREQEIERVMQILSRRTKNNPVLIGEPGVGKTTIVEGLAQDIVKGNVPETLKDKQIYTLDLGALVAGSRYRGDFEERLKKVLKEIRTRGDIVLFIDEIHTLVGAGAAEGAIDAASILKPMLARGELQTIGATTLDEYRKYLEKDAALERRFQPIQVAEPSIAHTIEMLKGLRDRYEAHHRVTITDEALVSAATLADRYISDRFLPDKAIDLIDEAGSRLRIRRMTAPADLREYDEKIGDVRQRKEAAIDGQDFEAAARLRDEEKQLILKKSEREKQWRAGDMDEVAEVDEELIAEVLAVATGIPIVKLSEEESTRLLNMEDELHKRVIGQEEAVKAISRAIRRTRAGMKDPKRPGGSFIFAGPSGVGKTWLSKSLAEFLFGDEDALIQLDMSEFGEKHTVSRLFGSPPGYVGYEEGGQLTEKVRRKPFSVVLFDEVEKAHPDIFNSLLQILEEGRLTDSQGRVVDFKNTVIIMTTNLGTRDISKGVNLGFQQGDGAGSYERMKGKVSEELKQHFRPEFLNRVDEIIVFPPLTQEQIVAMVDNMIAGLELRLKDRDMSLELTQVAKNLLAERGFDPVLGARPLRRTIQREIEDVLAEKMLFGEVGPGQIVLVDVEGEGPTASFTFKGQKIGVLPDLPPFETAGVELGDALVEGPDDSEGPIDVPKSGDTD from the coding sequence ATGTTCGAGCGGTTCACTGACCGAGCTCGTCGGGTGGTCGTGCTGGCCCAGGAAGAGGCCCGCATGCTCTCCCACAACTACATCGGGACCGAGCACATCCTGCTCGGCCTCATCCACGAGGGCGAGGGCGTCGCCGCCAAGGCCCTCGAGAGCCTCGACATCTCGCTCGAGGCCGTGCGTGCGCAGGTCGAGGAGATCATCGGCCAGGGCCAGCAGGCCCCGAGCGGACACATCCCCTTCACCCCTCGCGCCAAGAAGGTGCTCGAGCTGTCCCTGCGCGAGGCGCTGCAGCTCGGCCACTCCTACATCGGGACCGAGCACATCCTGCTCGGCCTGATCCGTGAGGGCGAGGGCGTCGCAGCCCAGGTGCTGCAGAAGCTCGGCGCCGACCTCAACCGCGTGCGCCAGCAGGTCATCCAGCTGCTGTCGGGCTTCCAGGGCAAGGAGTCGTCCGCCTCGGGCGCCGCGGCGAGCGGGTCCGCGAGCGACGCGCCGTCCTCCTCGCTGGTGCTCGACCAGTTCGGCCGCAACCTCACCCAGGACGCCCGCGAGGGCAAGCTGGACCCGGTCATCGGCCGGGAGCAGGAGATCGAGCGGGTCATGCAGATCCTCTCGCGGCGCACCAAGAACAACCCCGTCCTCATCGGCGAGCCCGGCGTCGGCAAGACGACGATCGTCGAGGGCCTGGCCCAGGACATCGTCAAGGGCAACGTCCCCGAGACGCTCAAGGACAAGCAGATCTACACCCTCGACCTGGGTGCCCTGGTCGCCGGCTCGCGCTACCGCGGTGACTTCGAGGAGCGCCTGAAGAAGGTGCTCAAGGAGATCCGGACCCGCGGCGACATCGTGCTGTTCATCGACGAGATCCACACCCTCGTCGGCGCCGGCGCCGCCGAGGGCGCGATCGACGCCGCCAGCATCCTCAAGCCGATGCTGGCCCGTGGTGAGCTGCAGACCATCGGCGCGACCACCCTCGACGAGTACCGCAAGTACCTCGAGAAGGACGCCGCGCTCGAGCGCCGCTTCCAGCCCATCCAGGTCGCGGAGCCCTCGATCGCCCACACGATCGAGATGCTCAAGGGCCTGCGCGACCGCTACGAGGCGCACCACCGCGTCACCATCACCGACGAGGCCCTGGTCTCGGCGGCGACGCTGGCCGACCGCTACATCTCCGACCGGTTCCTGCCGGACAAGGCCATCGACCTCATCGACGAGGCCGGCTCCCGTCTGCGCATCCGCCGGATGACCGCACCCGCCGACCTGCGCGAGTACGACGAGAAGATCGGCGACGTCCGCCAGCGCAAGGAGGCGGCGATCGACGGGCAGGACTTCGAGGCCGCGGCCCGCCTGCGCGACGAGGAGAAGCAGCTCATCCTGAAGAAGTCCGAGCGCGAGAAGCAGTGGCGCGCGGGCGACATGGACGAGGTCGCGGAGGTCGACGAGGAGCTGATCGCCGAGGTGCTCGCCGTGGCGACCGGTATCCCGATCGTCAAGCTGTCGGAGGAGGAGTCGACCCGCCTGCTCAACATGGAGGACGAGCTCCACAAGCGCGTCATCGGCCAGGAGGAGGCCGTCAAGGCGATCTCCCGTGCCATCCGGCGTACCCGCGCCGGCATGAAGGACCCCAAGCGGCCCGGTGGGTCGTTCATCTTCGCCGGCCCCTCGGGCGTCGGAAAGACGTGGCTGTCCAAGTCGCTCGCCGAGTTCCTCTTCGGCGACGAGGACGCGCTGATCCAGCTCGACATGAGCGAGTTCGGCGAGAAGCACACGGTCTCGCGGCTCTTCGGGTCCCCTCCCGGCTACGTCGGCTACGAGGAGGGCGGCCAGCTCACCGAGAAGGTCCGCCGCAAGCCGTTCTCCGTCGTCCTGTTCGACGAGGTCGAGAAGGCCCACCCGGACATCTTCAACAGCCTGCTGCAGATCCTGGAGGAAGGTCGCCTGACCGACTCCCAGGGCCGGGTGGTGGACTTCAAGAACACCGTCATCATCATGACCACCAACCTCGGCACCCGCGACATCTCCAAGGGCGTCAACCTCGGCTTCCAGCAGGGTGACGGCGCGGGCTCCTACGAGCGGATGAAGGGCAAGGTGTCGGAGGAGCTCAAGCAGCACTTCCGTCCCGAGTTCCTCAACCGTGTCGACGAGATCATCGTGTTCCCGCCGCTGACGCAGGAGCAGATCGTCGCCATGGTGGACAACATGATCGCCGGCCTCGAGCTGCGCCTGAAGGACCGCGACATGTCTCTCGAGCTCACCCAGGTCGCCAAGAACCTCCTGGCCGAGCGCGGGTTCGACCCGGTGCTGGGTGCGAGGCCGCTGCGTCGCACCATCCAGCGGGAGATCGAGGACGTGCTCGCCGAGAAGATGCTCTTCGGCGAGGTCGGCCCCGGCCAGATCGTGCTGGTCGACGTGGAGGGCGAGGGCCCGACGGCGAGCTTCACGTTCAAGGGCCAGAAGATCGGGGTGCTCCCGGACCTGCCGCCGTTCGAGACCGCGGGCGTCGAGCTCGGCGACGCGCTGGTCGAGGGCCCGGACGACTCCGAGGGCCCGATCGACGTGCCGAAGTCCGGCGACACCGACTGA
- a CDS encoding alpha/beta fold hydrolase: MSTPDITVSGGAGGIDARYTDIERLGHLYGDLGGRLAGQAWDDKLEAADGDLIASAILSPGTFASAEGAILDATYGPRGLVARAVVLEAESFCFVAVVEIYRTADDLRHAAIESLSYGLGFIVGVDLPGVLLAGAVVYGGLRLGGMSNEDLIAFLEDHPGLAETLVNGGGGLLDGMSVNPLTGPLMGLLGLDGFHPDTGSAADDLGDLLFGDYHGTLNPDYTPPDDFHLGSPTSVQGLMDNLGSVNDLEDGVISVQQVVGPDGTVRWIVDLPGTDHFMDEHAIRNMGSNMNLIAGDDTAYAEAIQQAMQAAGVSPGDPVMLVGHSQGGMQAAALAADPDFPYHVTHVVTAGAPIATSGIPDHVQVLSLENSADLVPHTDGEPNPATAHHTTVTADLPHGSFAGDHDLDTYAQIGAAIDGSDDPSVQASLGSMHDFLTGQPGQLGTQTFQTEQGDQVRPADLPLLDLMP; this comes from the coding sequence ATGAGCACCCCCGACATCACGGTGAGCGGCGGTGCTGGGGGCATCGACGCCCGCTACACCGACATCGAGCGCCTCGGTCACCTCTACGGCGACCTCGGTGGCCGGCTCGCAGGTCAGGCCTGGGACGACAAGCTCGAGGCGGCCGACGGCGACCTGATCGCGTCCGCGATCCTCTCGCCCGGCACGTTCGCCTCGGCCGAGGGGGCCATCCTGGACGCGACGTACGGGCCGCGCGGCCTGGTCGCCCGGGCTGTCGTCCTGGAGGCCGAGAGCTTCTGCTTCGTCGCGGTGGTCGAGATCTACCGCACCGCCGACGACCTGCGTCACGCCGCGATCGAGTCCTTGTCCTACGGTCTCGGCTTCATCGTCGGCGTCGACCTGCCCGGCGTCCTCCTCGCCGGGGCGGTCGTCTACGGTGGGCTGCGGCTGGGCGGGATGAGCAACGAGGACCTGATCGCCTTCCTCGAGGACCACCCGGGGCTCGCGGAGACGCTCGTCAACGGCGGCGGCGGGCTGCTCGACGGCATGTCCGTCAACCCGCTCACCGGCCCGCTGATGGGACTGCTCGGGCTCGACGGCTTCCACCCCGACACGGGCTCGGCCGCCGACGACCTGGGCGACCTGCTCTTCGGCGACTACCACGGCACGCTCAACCCCGACTACACGCCGCCCGACGACTTCCACCTCGGCTCCCCGACCAGCGTCCAGGGCCTGATGGACAACCTCGGCAGCGTCAACGACCTCGAGGACGGCGTGATCAGCGTGCAGCAGGTCGTCGGCCCCGACGGAACCGTGCGCTGGATCGTCGACCTGCCGGGCACGGACCACTTCATGGACGAGCACGCCATTCGCAACATGGGGTCCAACATGAACCTCATCGCCGGCGACGACACGGCGTACGCCGAGGCGATCCAGCAGGCCATGCAGGCCGCCGGCGTGAGCCCGGGCGACCCGGTGATGCTCGTGGGGCACTCGCAGGGAGGGATGCAGGCGGCGGCGCTCGCCGCCGACCCCGACTTCCCCTACCACGTGACCCATGTCGTGACCGCCGGTGCGCCGATCGCGACCTCGGGGATCCCCGACCACGTGCAGGTGCTGTCGCTGGAGAACTCCGCCGACCTCGTCCCGCACACCGACGGCGAGCCCAACCCGGCGACCGCCCACCACACCACCGTGACGGCGGACCTGCCGCACGGCTCGTTCGCGGGTGACCACGACCTCGACACCTACGCCCAGATCGGCGCGGCGATCGACGGCAGTGACGACCCGTCGGTCCAGGCGTCGCTGGGGAGCATGCACGACTTCCTCACCGGCCAGCCCGGCCAGCTCGGGACCCAGACCTTCCAGACCGAGCAGGGCGACCAGGTCCGACCGGCCGACCTGCCGCTGCTCGACCTGATGCCGTGA
- a CDS encoding WXG100 family type VII secretion target, translated as MYGEPSKIREVAERLERRADQLRTEADDLHAASQETGWVSVAADRMRAQATQRRDELRGVAREYDEAAQKVRDHAAEVQRLLDLIATIEHQARAIIAGAIDRVKDAVSDVIGGIKDALTPGDEHDKRLAETPLPPPGHKDWLDMPDVIPGIRL; from the coding sequence ATGTACGGGGAACCCAGCAAGATCCGCGAGGTCGCGGAACGGCTCGAACGTCGCGCAGACCAGCTGCGCACGGAGGCCGACGACCTGCACGCAGCCAGCCAGGAGACCGGATGGGTCTCGGTCGCGGCCGACCGCATGCGCGCCCAGGCGACGCAGCGGCGCGACGAGCTCCGGGGCGTGGCCCGGGAGTACGACGAGGCCGCGCAGAAGGTCCGTGACCACGCGGCCGAGGTGCAGCGGCTCCTCGACCTGATCGCCACCATCGAGCACCAGGCCCGCGCCATCATCGCCGGCGCCATCGACCGGGTGAAGGACGCCGTCTCCGACGTGATCGGTGGCATCAAGGACGCCCTCACCCCCGGCGACGAGCACGACAAGCGCCTCGCCGAGACCCCCTTGCCCCCACCCGGGCACAAGGACTGGCTCGACATGCCCGACGTGATCCCCGGGATCCGGCTGTGA
- a CDS encoding histone-like nucleoid-structuring protein Lsr2: protein MAQKVHIVLVDDLDGSEATETVSFGLDGTSYEIDLNDKNAAKLRDVLAGYTGHARKVGAASRRGRKTSAASASGPSAREIRDWARSNGYDVPDRGRVSAEVRQAFDAAN, encoded by the coding sequence ATGGCTCAGAAGGTCCACATCGTCCTGGTCGACGACCTCGACGGAAGCGAGGCCACCGAAACCGTTTCCTTCGGCCTCGACGGCACGTCCTACGAGATCGACCTCAACGACAAGAACGCCGCGAAGCTGCGCGACGTCCTGGCCGGCTACACCGGTCACGCCCGCAAGGTCGGCGCCGCCTCCCGCCGTGGCCGCAAGACCTCGGCCGCCTCCGCGTCGGGCCCGAGCGCCCGCGAGATCCGCGACTGGGCCCGCTCCAACGGCTACGACGTGCCCGACCGCGGCCGCGTCTCCGCCGAGGTGCGCCAGGCCTTCGACGCGGCCAACTGA
- a CDS encoding type III pantothenate kinase, producing MPLLAADIGNSHTVLGLVEDGEVGADWRVATDDRRTSDEWAVLLNGLLGDLRPTVTGVAVCSTVPSVLHEWREMLARHFADVPHVVVEPGVRTGVPVLMDNPREVGSDRIINALAAATKYGGPAIVVDFGGTATTFDVVSTQGQYVGGAIAPGIEISLEALGARGAQLRKVELLRPRSVIAKNTVEALQSGMVFGVASQVEGIVARMTAELGVEAHEMNVIATGYLAPLVFDECRCFTASDPWLTLRGLELVFTRNS from the coding sequence ATGCCGCTCCTGGCCGCCGACATCGGCAACAGCCACACCGTGCTCGGCCTGGTCGAGGACGGCGAGGTCGGCGCGGACTGGCGGGTCGCCACCGACGATCGACGTACCTCCGACGAGTGGGCGGTGCTCCTCAACGGGCTGCTCGGCGACCTGCGGCCGACGGTCACGGGCGTCGCGGTCTGCTCGACCGTGCCGTCGGTCCTGCACGAGTGGCGCGAGATGCTGGCCCGGCACTTCGCCGACGTGCCGCACGTCGTCGTCGAGCCGGGCGTCCGCACCGGCGTGCCGGTCCTCATGGACAACCCGCGCGAGGTCGGCTCGGACCGGATCATCAATGCGCTGGCCGCCGCCACGAAGTACGGCGGTCCCGCGATCGTGGTCGACTTCGGCGGCACCGCCACGACCTTCGACGTGGTCAGCACCCAGGGGCAGTACGTCGGCGGCGCCATTGCACCCGGTATCGAGATCTCCCTCGAGGCGCTCGGTGCGCGCGGTGCCCAGCTGCGCAAGGTCGAATTGCTGCGGCCGCGTTCGGTGATTGCCAAGAACACCGTCGAGGCGCTGCAGTCGGGAATGGTTTTCGGGGTCGCGTCCCAGGTCGAGGGAATCGTGGCCCGGATGACCGCCGAGCTCGGTGTCGAGGCGCATGAGATGAACGTCATTGCGACCGGTTATCTCGCGCCGCTGGTATTCGACGAATGCCGGTGTTTCACCGCGTCCGACCCGTGGCTCACCCTGCGCGGCCTCGAGCTGGTGTTCACCCGCAACAGCTGA